A genomic window from Lactobacillus sp. ESL0677 includes:
- a CDS encoding L,D-transpeptidase has product MIKKVWLLGVSLVIGGLALSRPLSVTASDEVPQADMREPISYTKSSEVKPYPKHLSAKKDRIIVSLKKQRAYLKRGKKTRYEFYVSTGAHHQTPRGNYKINTYRAPWFYSASEGMGARYAVGWLQGGLYLFHENPCTLQHKTIKSVAKSLGKKPTSHGCIHLSTSDARWFYHNAPTGMRVIIK; this is encoded by the coding sequence ATGATTAAAAAAGTTTGGTTGCTAGGCGTCAGCTTGGTAATTGGCGGTCTTGCATTGAGTCGACCATTGTCAGTCACTGCTAGTGATGAAGTGCCACAGGCGGATATGCGCGAGCCGATTAGCTACACAAAATCATCTGAAGTTAAGCCGTATCCCAAGCACTTAAGTGCCAAAAAGGACCGCATCATTGTCTCTCTTAAGAAGCAGCGGGCATATTTGAAGCGGGGCAAAAAGACGCGCTATGAATTTTATGTTTCTACTGGTGCACATCACCAAACGCCACGGGGCAATTACAAGATAAATACTTATCGCGCACCGTGGTTTTATTCAGCTAGTGAAGGAATGGGCGCCAGATATGCGGTTGGTTGGCTGCAAGGTGGGCTATATCTGTTTCATGAAAATCCGTGCACTTTGCAACATAAAACGATTAAGTCGGTTGCCAAAAGTTTGGGTAAAAAGCCGACTTCTCATGGCTGTATTCATTTAAGCACCAGTGACGCGCGGTGGTTTTATCACAATGCGCCAACGGGGATGCGCGTGATTATTAAATAA
- a CDS encoding serine hydrolase has product MKTRRYSLGIAVIFCLLIFIVIPVKATSTGLTDENNPQLYSHSHHQAATVGQSGDQIKAKKPKTKAKAYIVLNRKTGAILLQKNANKQRLIASTGKLMTIYLARRKLASYPQDWKQRLSFSKSLIKMGADPGFDGFHAKKGRKYTVKQLLESAIIDSDDNSAIRLGQWVAGSNRKFITMMNKQAKLWQIKARFVSASGLENDDLARYGYYVKGGRTSGNLLSAKSLAIVAYHVAHDYPSLMKYFATGSMKVAGQWLVNENRMLPGHKYYHKSFELDGMKTGWTPRAGYCFVGSCRKGDGLITVVLNDENEFSDTVKLMRFAYRNVNN; this is encoded by the coding sequence TTGAAAACTAGGCGCTACTCTCTTGGAATAGCTGTAATATTTTGTTTGTTAATTTTCATAGTTATTCCTGTTAAGGCTACTAGTACAGGATTAACTGATGAGAATAATCCACAGCTATATAGTCATAGTCATCATCAAGCTGCAACAGTTGGCCAGAGCGGCGACCAAATAAAAGCTAAAAAGCCGAAGACTAAAGCAAAGGCATATATTGTGCTTAATCGCAAAACTGGTGCGATTTTATTGCAAAAAAATGCCAATAAACAACGTTTAATTGCATCAACAGGAAAATTAATGACGATTTATTTAGCCAGACGCAAGTTGGCCAGTTACCCTCAAGATTGGAAGCAGCGGCTTAGCTTTTCCAAGTCATTAATTAAAATGGGGGCTGACCCTGGATTTGACGGCTTTCATGCTAAAAAAGGCCGCAAGTATACGGTTAAGCAGTTACTAGAATCGGCGATTATTGACTCTGACGATAATTCAGCAATTCGCTTAGGGCAGTGGGTTGCTGGGTCAAACCGTAAATTTATTACGATGATGAACAAACAGGCTAAGTTGTGGCAGATTAAGGCTCGCTTTGTCTCAGCATCGGGGCTTGAAAATGACGACTTAGCTCGTTACGGTTATTACGTCAAGGGTGGCAGGACTTCGGGCAATTTGTTATCGGCTAAGAGTTTAGCAATTGTGGCTTACCACGTCGCTCATGATTATCCCAGTTTGATGAAGTATTTTGCCACTGGGTCGATGAAGGTTGCGGGTCAATGGCTGGTCAACGAGAACCGAATGTTGCCGGGGCACAAGTACTACCATAAGTCTTTTGAGCTTGACGGGATGAAGACTGGCTGGACGCCGCGAGCTGGCTACTGCTTTGTTGGCAGTTGCCGCAAAGGCGATGGCTTGATTACAGTTGTGCTAAATGATGAAAATGAATTTTCCGATACAGTTAAGTTAATGCGTTTTGCTTATCGGAATGTAAATAATTAG